One window from the genome of Lepisosteus oculatus isolate fLepOcu1 chromosome 21, fLepOcu1.hap2, whole genome shotgun sequence encodes:
- the pacsin3 gene encoding protein kinase C and casein kinase substrate in neurons protein 3 isoform X1, which translates to MSSDGDLRDIGSSESFWEPGNYKRTVKRIDDGHKLCNELVSCFQERAKIEKAYAQQLTDWSRKWRTVVEKGPQYGTLEKAWHAFMNAADRLSEIHMELRTQLAVEDSEKVRNWQKDAFHKQMIGGFKETKEAEDGFRKAQKPWVKKLKEVETAKKSYHQARKEERTAVTRETHAKADPSVSQEQVRKLQDRVEKCSQEAEKAKDRYEKALEELNRCNPRYMEDMEQVFEITQEAEKKRLRFFKDILLDIHKHLDLSTMESVRALYRDLGQTVLAANDLEDLRWWRNTHGPGMIMNWPQFEEWSPEATRSISRKERNSRAEDVVTLTNIVPAGEEVAHTPQELHRSNREDDDYESINDLPEPTSGKDYSSDWSDEESPKKFIAANGVEEDMKVPGVRVKALYDYTGQESDELSFKAGEELMKMGEEDEQGWCKGQLDNGQIGLYPANYVEVIGS; encoded by the exons ATGTCTTCCGATGGGGATCTGAGGGATATAGGCAGCAGTGAGAGCTTCTGGGAG CCAGGGAATTATAAAAGGACAGTCAAGCGGATCGATGACGGCCACAAGCTGTGCAACGAGCTGGTCAGCTGCTTTCAGGAGCGAGCGAAAATTGAGAAGGCGTATGCTCAGCAGCTCACAGACTGGTCCAGGAAGTGGAGGACTGTGGTAGAGAAAG GGCCTCAGTATGGCACCCTGGAGAAGGCCTGGCACGCCTTCATGAACGCAGCTGACCGGCTGAGCGAGATCCACATGGAACTGAGGACCCAGCTGGCGGTGGAGGACAGCGAGAAGGTGCGCAATTGGCAGAAGGACGCCTTCCACAAGCAGATGATCGGGGGCTTCAAGGAGACCAAGGAGGCCGAGGACGGGTTCCGCAAAGCCCAAAAGCCCTGGGTCAAGAAACTAAAGGAA GTGGAGACGGCCAAGAAGAGCTACCATCAGGCGCGGAAGGAGGAGCGCACCGCGGTGACGCGGGAGACGCACGCCAAGGCCGACCCCTCCGTCTCGCAGGAGCAGGTCCGCAAGCTGCAGGACCGCGTGGAGAAGTGCAGCCAGGAGGCTGAGAAG GCCAAGGACCGTTATGAGAAAGCCCTGGAGGAACTGAACAGGTGCAACCCCCGCTACATGGAGGACATGGAGCAGGTCTTCGAGATCACCCAGGAGGCCGAGAAGAAGCGACTGCGCTTCTTCAAGGACATCCTGCTTGACATCCACAAGCACCTCGACCTCTCCACCATGGAAAG CGTTCGAGCCCTCTATCGAGATCTGGGCCAGACGGTTCTGGCAGCGAACGATCTGGAGGATTTGAGGTGGTGGCGAAACACCCATGGCCCAGGGATGATCATGAACTGGCCACAatttgag GAGTGGTCGCCTGAGGCCACCCGGTCCATAAGTCGCAAGGAACGGAACAGCAGGGCTGAGGACGTGGTAACTCTTACCAACATTGTACCTGCTGGGGAGGAGGTGGCTCACACTCCACAGGAGCTTCACAG GTCAAACAGAGAGGATGATGACTATGAGAGCATTAATGATCTACCTGAGCCAAC aAGTGGCAAAGATTACTCCTCAGACTGGTCGGATGAAGAAAGCCCTAAGAAATTCATTGCTGCTAATGGTGTGGAGGAGGATATGAAGGTACCAGGAGTGCGAGTAAAAGCATTGTATGATTACACGGGGCAGGAGTCAGATGAGCTGAGCTTTAAAGCAG GAGAAGAGTTAATGAAGATGGGAGAAGAGGATGAACAGGGCTGGTGTAAAGGCCAGCTGGACAATGGACAAATCGGACTGTATCCTGCAAACTACGTTGAGGTCATTGGGTCGTGA
- the pacsin3 gene encoding protein kinase C and casein kinase substrate in neurons protein 3 isoform X2: MSSDGDLRDIGSSESFWEPGNYKRTVKRIDDGHKLCNELVSCFQERAKIEKAYAQQLTDWSRKWRTVVEKGPQYGTLEKAWHAFMNAADRLSEIHMELRTQLAVEDSEKVRNWQKDAFHKQMIGGFKETKEAEDGFRKAQKPWVKKLKEVETAKKSYHQARKEERTAVTRETHAKADPSVSQEQVRKLQDRVEKCSQEAEKAKDRYEKALEELNRCNPRYMEDMEQVFEITQEAEKKRLRFFKDILLDIHKHLDLSTMESVRALYRDLGQTVLAANDLEDLRWWRNTHGPGMIMNWPQFEEWSPEATRSISRKERNSRAEDVVTLTNIVPAGEEVAHTPQELHRSGKDYSSDWSDEESPKKFIAANGVEEDMKVPGVRVKALYDYTGQESDELSFKAGEELMKMGEEDEQGWCKGQLDNGQIGLYPANYVEVIGS, translated from the exons ATGTCTTCCGATGGGGATCTGAGGGATATAGGCAGCAGTGAGAGCTTCTGGGAG CCAGGGAATTATAAAAGGACAGTCAAGCGGATCGATGACGGCCACAAGCTGTGCAACGAGCTGGTCAGCTGCTTTCAGGAGCGAGCGAAAATTGAGAAGGCGTATGCTCAGCAGCTCACAGACTGGTCCAGGAAGTGGAGGACTGTGGTAGAGAAAG GGCCTCAGTATGGCACCCTGGAGAAGGCCTGGCACGCCTTCATGAACGCAGCTGACCGGCTGAGCGAGATCCACATGGAACTGAGGACCCAGCTGGCGGTGGAGGACAGCGAGAAGGTGCGCAATTGGCAGAAGGACGCCTTCCACAAGCAGATGATCGGGGGCTTCAAGGAGACCAAGGAGGCCGAGGACGGGTTCCGCAAAGCCCAAAAGCCCTGGGTCAAGAAACTAAAGGAA GTGGAGACGGCCAAGAAGAGCTACCATCAGGCGCGGAAGGAGGAGCGCACCGCGGTGACGCGGGAGACGCACGCCAAGGCCGACCCCTCCGTCTCGCAGGAGCAGGTCCGCAAGCTGCAGGACCGCGTGGAGAAGTGCAGCCAGGAGGCTGAGAAG GCCAAGGACCGTTATGAGAAAGCCCTGGAGGAACTGAACAGGTGCAACCCCCGCTACATGGAGGACATGGAGCAGGTCTTCGAGATCACCCAGGAGGCCGAGAAGAAGCGACTGCGCTTCTTCAAGGACATCCTGCTTGACATCCACAAGCACCTCGACCTCTCCACCATGGAAAG CGTTCGAGCCCTCTATCGAGATCTGGGCCAGACGGTTCTGGCAGCGAACGATCTGGAGGATTTGAGGTGGTGGCGAAACACCCATGGCCCAGGGATGATCATGAACTGGCCACAatttgag GAGTGGTCGCCTGAGGCCACCCGGTCCATAAGTCGCAAGGAACGGAACAGCAGGGCTGAGGACGTGGTAACTCTTACCAACATTGTACCTGCTGGGGAGGAGGTGGCTCACACTCCACAGGAGCTTCACAG aAGTGGCAAAGATTACTCCTCAGACTGGTCGGATGAAGAAAGCCCTAAGAAATTCATTGCTGCTAATGGTGTGGAGGAGGATATGAAGGTACCAGGAGTGCGAGTAAAAGCATTGTATGATTACACGGGGCAGGAGTCAGATGAGCTGAGCTTTAAAGCAG GAGAAGAGTTAATGAAGATGGGAGAAGAGGATGAACAGGGCTGGTGTAAAGGCCAGCTGGACAATGGACAAATCGGACTGTATCCTGCAAACTACGTTGAGGTCATTGGGTCGTGA
- the pacsin3 gene encoding protein kinase C and casein kinase substrate in neurons protein 3 isoform X3 yields the protein MSSDGDLRDIGSSESFWEPGNYKRTVKRIDDGHKLCNELVSCFQERAKIEKAYAQQLTDWSRKWRTVVEKGPQYGTLEKAWHAFMNAADRLSEIHMELRTQLAVEDSEKVRNWQKDAFHKQMIGGFKETKEAEDGFRKAQKPWVKKLKEVETAKKSYHQARKEERTAVTRETHAKADPSVSQEQVRKLQDRVEKCSQEAEKAKDRYEKALEELNRCNPRYMEDMEQVFEITQEAEKKRLRFFKDILLDIHKHLDLSTMESVRALYRDLGQTVLAANDLEDLRWWRNTHGPGMIMNWPQFEEWSPEATRSISRKERNSRAEDVVTLTNIVPAGEEVAHTPQELHRSNREDDDYESINDLPEPTSGKDYSSDWSDEESPKKFIAANGVEEDMKEKS from the exons ATGTCTTCCGATGGGGATCTGAGGGATATAGGCAGCAGTGAGAGCTTCTGGGAG CCAGGGAATTATAAAAGGACAGTCAAGCGGATCGATGACGGCCACAAGCTGTGCAACGAGCTGGTCAGCTGCTTTCAGGAGCGAGCGAAAATTGAGAAGGCGTATGCTCAGCAGCTCACAGACTGGTCCAGGAAGTGGAGGACTGTGGTAGAGAAAG GGCCTCAGTATGGCACCCTGGAGAAGGCCTGGCACGCCTTCATGAACGCAGCTGACCGGCTGAGCGAGATCCACATGGAACTGAGGACCCAGCTGGCGGTGGAGGACAGCGAGAAGGTGCGCAATTGGCAGAAGGACGCCTTCCACAAGCAGATGATCGGGGGCTTCAAGGAGACCAAGGAGGCCGAGGACGGGTTCCGCAAAGCCCAAAAGCCCTGGGTCAAGAAACTAAAGGAA GTGGAGACGGCCAAGAAGAGCTACCATCAGGCGCGGAAGGAGGAGCGCACCGCGGTGACGCGGGAGACGCACGCCAAGGCCGACCCCTCCGTCTCGCAGGAGCAGGTCCGCAAGCTGCAGGACCGCGTGGAGAAGTGCAGCCAGGAGGCTGAGAAG GCCAAGGACCGTTATGAGAAAGCCCTGGAGGAACTGAACAGGTGCAACCCCCGCTACATGGAGGACATGGAGCAGGTCTTCGAGATCACCCAGGAGGCCGAGAAGAAGCGACTGCGCTTCTTCAAGGACATCCTGCTTGACATCCACAAGCACCTCGACCTCTCCACCATGGAAAG CGTTCGAGCCCTCTATCGAGATCTGGGCCAGACGGTTCTGGCAGCGAACGATCTGGAGGATTTGAGGTGGTGGCGAAACACCCATGGCCCAGGGATGATCATGAACTGGCCACAatttgag GAGTGGTCGCCTGAGGCCACCCGGTCCATAAGTCGCAAGGAACGGAACAGCAGGGCTGAGGACGTGGTAACTCTTACCAACATTGTACCTGCTGGGGAGGAGGTGGCTCACACTCCACAGGAGCTTCACAG GTCAAACAGAGAGGATGATGACTATGAGAGCATTAATGATCTACCTGAGCCAAC aAGTGGCAAAGATTACTCCTCAGACTGGTCGGATGAAGAAAGCCCTAAGAAATTCATTGCTGCTAATGGTGTGGAGGAGGATATGAAG GAGAAGAGTTAA